A genomic window from Paenibacillus sp. FSL K6-0276 includes:
- a CDS encoding DUF1805 domain-containing protein, with protein sequence MVTMEPITVGEHTLIGVEVKLPKTTLLSISTSRGYIMCGALDVGLLNEKLSDRHIIAARAVGVRTLSQLLAAPLESVTIEAESLGIVPGMTGAEALLLMI encoded by the coding sequence TTGGTTACCATGGAGCCTATTACGGTAGGTGAACATACGCTGATCGGGGTAGAGGTTAAGCTCCCGAAAACAACGCTGCTCTCAATCAGCACAAGCCGAGGTTATATTATGTGCGGTGCACTGGATGTTGGCCTGCTCAATGAGAAGCTCAGTGATCGGCATATTATCGCGGCCCGGGCGGTTGGTGTACGTACATTGTCACAGCTGCTTGCTGCCCCATTGGAGTCTGTAACGATAGAAGCGGAGAGTCTAGGTATCGTACCAGGTATGACTGGTGCAGAAGCATTACTTCTAATGATCTGA
- a CDS encoding DUF423 domain-containing protein yields the protein MQRKLMAWGALLAMLAVGVGAFGAHLLKPVISEEYMKVYETGVQYHLVHALGVILIALAVGQWGESARLRWAGRLLIAGTILFSGSLYVLSISGIKVLGAITPIGGVCFIAGWLCLALEAFSRSKKVS from the coding sequence ATGCAACGGAAACTTATGGCCTGGGGGGCTTTGCTAGCTATGCTGGCAGTAGGAGTAGGCGCTTTCGGCGCTCATTTATTAAAACCTGTTATCAGTGAAGAATATATGAAGGTATATGAGACCGGTGTACAGTATCACTTGGTGCATGCGCTAGGTGTAATTCTGATAGCACTGGCTGTAGGTCAATGGGGAGAAAGTGCTCGGTTACGCTGGGCGGGGCGGTTGTTAATAGCAGGCACTATTTTGTTCTCAGGCAGCTTGTATGTACTTAGTATCTCCGGGATTAAAGTGCTGGGAGCGATTACACCTATTGGTGGAGTCTGCTTCATAGCAGGTTGGCTATGTTTGGCTCTGGAAGCATTCTCTCGCAGCAAAAAGGTATCCTAG
- the yhbH gene encoding sporulation protein YhbH: protein MSQSSGPFSFVVSKEDWSLHRKGHQDQERHQQKVREAIKDNLPDLVTEENIILSGGKQIVKVPIRSLDEYRIIYNFRKQKHVGQGDGESQVGDVLGRDSQSAQPGKGEKAGDQPGQDTVEAEVNLEDLEDILFQDMELPHLKPKNKEEIEVKSIIFNDIRKKGMMSNIDKKRTLLENLRRNASRGNPGIHSISPDDLRYKTWDDIRTPHSNAVIIAMMDTSGSMGSFEKYCARSFFFWMTRFLRRQYEKVEIVFLAHHTEAKEVSEHDFFTRGESGGTICSSAYQKAIEIIDSRYPPAQYNIYPFHFSDGDNLTSDNERCVKLIGELLKRSNMFGYGEVNQYNRSSTLMSAYRHLKHEQFMHYVIKDKKEVYQALKTFFSQKGTVNS from the coding sequence CTGTCGCAATCATCTGGTCCCTTTTCCTTTGTAGTCTCAAAAGAAGACTGGTCCCTTCATCGTAAAGGCCATCAGGATCAGGAACGTCATCAGCAAAAGGTCAGAGAAGCTATCAAGGATAATTTGCCGGATCTCGTGACCGAAGAAAATATTATTTTGTCAGGCGGTAAGCAGATTGTGAAGGTTCCGATCCGCAGTCTGGATGAGTATCGAATTATCTATAACTTCCGTAAGCAAAAGCATGTAGGACAGGGAGACGGGGAAAGTCAGGTCGGCGATGTACTTGGGCGCGATTCACAGTCGGCACAGCCCGGCAAAGGGGAAAAAGCAGGGGATCAACCCGGTCAAGACACCGTGGAAGCAGAGGTCAATCTGGAGGATCTGGAGGACATCTTGTTTCAAGATATGGAATTGCCGCATCTAAAGCCAAAGAATAAGGAAGAGATCGAGGTTAAATCCATCATCTTCAACGATATCCGTAAAAAAGGTATGATGTCCAACATCGATAAGAAGCGTACCCTGCTGGAGAACCTTCGGCGTAATGCTAGCAGAGGCAATCCTGGAATTCACAGTATTAGTCCTGATGATTTGCGCTACAAAACATGGGACGACATAAGAACACCTCACTCCAATGCGGTCATTATTGCGATGATGGATACGTCAGGTAGTATGGGTTCTTTTGAAAAATATTGTGCCCGTAGCTTCTTCTTCTGGATGACCCGCTTTCTACGCCGCCAGTATGAAAAGGTGGAGATTGTCTTTCTCGCCCACCATACGGAGGCTAAAGAGGTCAGCGAACATGATTTCTTCACTCGTGGCGAGAGTGGGGGAACCATCTGTTCCTCAGCCTATCAAAAAGCGATTGAGATTATCGATAGCCGATACCCACCTGCGCAGTACAATATTTATCCGTTTCACTTCTCCGACGGGGATAACCTCACCTCCGACAACGAACGTTGTGTGAAGCTAATCGGAGAATTACTGAAACGAAGCAATATGTTTGGCTACGGCGAAGTGAATCAGTACAATCGCAGCAGCACATTAATGTCCGCTTATCGTCATCTAAAGCACGAACAATTCATGCATTATGTCATTAAAGACAAAAAAGAAGTGTACCAGGCGCTAAAGACCTTCTTCAGTCAAAAGGGCACTGTTAATTCATAA
- a CDS encoding cupin domain-containing protein: MTNLHLSLSGSLFQQALIQGDYSPHFFAYYYKQWNNYSMSYHQHNSTEIMYLISGSCVVDVHPRMGEEERFRLKRGELIILDANVPHRLIVEDGSPCRMLNVEFGFMEYTGVAPSIGKLALQEKALAEWLQVPFSSLVMLDPEEIYHVLKGLVLELDQSGGNGGSMVDLLFCELLLRLSSLRQDQLHARLVTLSSAPLLQWTGTINSLESNGHLSEYVPWYRKRSDEIMDWIDLGSWINGETGGYLRVCTEGRNWFETDFPNWMKDSALEYTVRNRGEEHGSFIIEGLETGRVYRGHFNTVNNGVISNLPDDAIIEAPGYVDRNGISMPLVGELPLGPAAVCNVSISVQRLAVEAAVHGDDKLLRQAFMMDPLVGAVCNPKEIWQMVDEMLVAGEQWLPQYSEAIAKAKERLATGDLISTNANNEGAARLKVKTVDEMMQDRDAANKNAGESDKGKDREKVH; this comes from the coding sequence TTGACGAATTTGCATCTAAGCCTTAGTGGGAGTCTTTTTCAGCAGGCATTAATTCAAGGGGACTATAGTCCTCATTTTTTTGCTTACTATTATAAACAGTGGAACAACTACAGTATGTCTTACCATCAACATAATTCAACCGAAATCATGTATTTGATCTCAGGGAGCTGTGTCGTAGATGTCCATCCAAGAATGGGTGAAGAAGAGAGATTTAGGTTAAAGCGGGGAGAATTGATCATACTCGATGCGAATGTTCCGCACAGACTGATCGTCGAGGATGGGTCGCCCTGTCGAATGTTGAATGTGGAGTTTGGATTTATGGAATACACAGGGGTTGCTCCATCTATCGGCAAGCTTGCCCTGCAAGAAAAGGCGCTTGCTGAATGGTTACAGGTTCCCTTTTCCAGTCTAGTCATGCTTGATCCGGAGGAAATCTATCATGTACTAAAGGGACTTGTACTGGAGCTTGATCAAAGTGGCGGTAACGGTGGAAGTATGGTCGACTTATTGTTCTGTGAGCTTCTGCTACGTTTATCTAGCTTGCGACAGGATCAGCTTCATGCCAGATTGGTTACGCTTTCCTCAGCGCCCTTGCTACAATGGACAGGAACAATCAATTCATTAGAATCCAATGGTCATCTAAGTGAATATGTGCCATGGTACCGTAAACGCAGCGATGAAATTATGGATTGGATCGATCTCGGAAGCTGGATTAATGGTGAGACTGGTGGATATTTACGTGTCTGCACCGAAGGGCGGAATTGGTTCGAAACGGATTTTCCAAATTGGATGAAGGACTCGGCACTGGAGTATACGGTGAGGAATCGCGGAGAAGAGCATGGTTCTTTCATTATTGAAGGATTGGAAACAGGCAGAGTGTACAGAGGCCACTTTAACACTGTGAACAATGGCGTGATTTCTAATTTGCCAGATGATGCGATCATCGAAGCGCCGGGGTATGTGGATCGAAACGGAATCTCCATGCCGCTTGTAGGTGAATTGCCGCTTGGACCTGCAGCAGTGTGTAATGTCAGCATTTCGGTGCAACGTCTTGCTGTTGAAGCCGCAGTACATGGCGATGATAAGCTACTTCGTCAAGCCTTTATGATGGACCCGCTGGTAGGTGCAGTATGTAATCCGAAAGAAATCTGGCAGATGGTCGATGAGATGCTTGTGGCCGGGGAGCAATGGCTACCTCAATACAGCGAAGCCATTGCTAAAGCGAAGGAACGCTTGGCTACCGGAGATCTTATTTCGACAAATGCCAACAATGAAGGCGCGGCTCGCTTGAAGGTGAAGACGGTTGATGAGATGATGCAGGACCGGGACGCAGCGAACAAAAATGCTGGTGAATCTGACAAAGGCAAGGACAGAGAGAAGGTTCACTAG
- a CDS encoding sugar ABC transporter permease: MQRHRTRAAVLSTIFMGLGQIYNRQFIKGIMFLVVEAAAVFYFIENLATALWGIVTLGENPSRLVKVKGIAKMVAGDHSIYILIQSLITILMLIIIILAWYLNIKDAYRTGEKRDNGLQANTFKQSVRYILDYKFAQTFLVLPGIGVLFFTIMPIIFMILLAFTNYSAPDHLPPAKLVDWVGFQTFRNLLVLKTWSHTFYGVLTWTIIWAVLSTITTYFGGLLVALLVSQKGIRFKGMWRVILIVPYAVPQLISLLLMRNLFNGQFGPINQYLGYFGMGGLPWLTDPFWAKVTVIIVNMWVGIPVSMLLIMGVLTTIPRDMYEAAEVDGASGYQKFRIVTLPMVLFSTAPTLITQFAGNINNFNAIFLLTGGSPVNGDYQYAGSTDLLVTWLYKLTLDQNKNNMASAIGIIIFIIVASFSLYNYRRTKSFKEEDMIQ; the protein is encoded by the coding sequence ATGCAGCGACATCGAACGAGGGCCGCAGTACTGTCGACGATTTTCATGGGATTGGGACAAATATATAACCGCCAATTCATCAAAGGAATCATGTTTTTAGTTGTAGAAGCCGCCGCTGTTTTTTATTTTATTGAGAATCTTGCTACTGCATTATGGGGTATTGTCACACTAGGAGAAAACCCTAGCCGTTTAGTAAAAGTAAAAGGCATCGCTAAGATGGTAGCTGGGGATCACTCAATATATATTTTGATTCAAAGCTTGATCACCATTCTAATGCTTATCATAATAATCCTCGCTTGGTATTTGAACATTAAAGATGCTTATAGGACTGGAGAGAAACGCGATAACGGTCTTCAGGCAAACACCTTTAAACAAAGTGTTCGCTATATACTGGATTACAAGTTCGCTCAGACGTTCTTGGTCTTGCCGGGTATTGGTGTTCTATTCTTTACGATCATGCCAATCATCTTCATGATCCTGCTAGCGTTTACGAACTATTCCGCACCTGATCATCTTCCACCCGCTAAATTGGTTGACTGGGTAGGATTTCAGACCTTCCGTAATTTATTGGTTCTCAAAACATGGAGTCACACTTTTTATGGCGTATTAACATGGACGATTATATGGGCAGTTCTTTCAACGATTACTACATATTTCGGAGGACTATTGGTAGCCTTACTGGTGAGCCAAAAGGGTATTCGTTTCAAAGGAATGTGGAGAGTTATTCTGATTGTGCCTTACGCAGTACCACAGTTAATCTCTTTGCTGCTCATGCGCAATTTATTTAACGGTCAATTCGGCCCTATCAACCAATACCTCGGGTATTTTGGTATGGGCGGATTGCCATGGCTAACAGATCCATTTTGGGCTAAGGTTACCGTAATTATTGTTAACATGTGGGTCGGTATTCCAGTATCGATGTTACTTATAATGGGCGTGCTGACTACAATCCCTCGGGATATGTATGAAGCTGCCGAAGTGGATGGAGCATCAGGTTATCAGAAGTTCCGTATTGTTACGTTACCGATGGTATTGTTCTCCACAGCGCCTACCTTAATTACGCAGTTTGCAGGTAACATTAACAACTTTAATGCGATCTTCCTATTAACAGGTGGTAGTCCTGTAAATGGTGATTATCAATATGCCGGTTCCACGGACTTGCTAGTAACCTGGCTATACAAATTAACACTTGATCAGAATAAAAACAACATGGCTTCGGCAATAGGGATTATTATCTTTATCATTGTTGCTTCATTCTCCCTGTACAATTACCGCCGGACGAAATCATTCAAAGAGGAGGATATGATCCAATGA
- a CDS encoding maltose ABC transporter substrate-binding protein, with amino-acid sequence MKLKKMMVITAAVSMALSVTACGSNNNGNTGGNNTAKATNAANNVTETAAPESTDAAATEEIVPEDGATLVVWESKEERPFADEIAKQFTAKYNVPVKIEELAPPDQVTKLTQDGPSGLAADVILIPHDNLGKAASASLVLPNDVFGEETKASNTEASIIGSSYDGELYGYPRAAETYALFYNKSLVKEAPKSFDDVLAFSKTFTDKSKNKYGIMWEVGNLYFNYMFIASDGGYLFGKNGTDKEDIGLANDGSIAGLKEFVKMKEVLPIKSGDINSDIKRSLFNSGDVAMDITGPWELGGYKAALGDNLGIAPIPTVNGKTAITFSGIKIFAVNSFTQYPNAAKLYAHFASSKDAQLLLNKTIGSVPTNNEALLDPQIVNDPFVSAFAAQAKSSQPMPSIPEMGNVWSPVNAALPEIWDKNVDPKAAMDKAVQQIKDLNNSSSQ; translated from the coding sequence ATGAAGTTGAAAAAAATGATGGTTATCACCGCTGCTGTCTCAATGGCACTATCCGTTACAGCGTGTGGTTCGAACAACAATGGGAATACCGGGGGTAACAACACAGCAAAAGCTACTAATGCTGCTAATAACGTTACAGAGACTGCAGCGCCAGAGAGCACAGATGCAGCAGCGACAGAAGAGATTGTACCTGAAGATGGAGCGACGCTAGTTGTATGGGAAAGTAAGGAAGAAAGACCATTCGCAGACGAGATTGCTAAGCAGTTCACAGCGAAATATAACGTTCCAGTCAAGATTGAAGAGTTGGCACCACCAGATCAAGTAACTAAACTTACTCAAGATGGTCCTTCAGGATTAGCAGCAGACGTTATTCTTATTCCTCACGACAACTTAGGTAAAGCCGCAAGTGCGAGCTTGGTTCTTCCTAATGACGTGTTCGGTGAAGAAACAAAGGCTAGCAATACTGAAGCTTCGATTATCGGATCTTCGTACGATGGCGAATTGTATGGCTACCCAAGAGCAGCAGAAACTTATGCATTATTCTACAATAAATCACTCGTTAAAGAAGCACCTAAATCATTCGATGATGTTCTTGCATTCAGCAAAACATTCACGGATAAATCCAAGAACAAATACGGAATTATGTGGGAAGTAGGAAACTTGTACTTCAACTACATGTTTATCGCTTCCGATGGTGGATACCTGTTCGGTAAGAACGGTACAGATAAAGAAGATATCGGACTTGCTAACGATGGATCTATTGCAGGACTTAAAGAATTTGTGAAAATGAAAGAAGTATTACCAATTAAGAGCGGAGATATCAACAGTGATATCAAACGCAGCTTGTTCAACTCAGGTGATGTAGCGATGGATATCACAGGTCCTTGGGAGCTTGGAGGATACAAAGCAGCTCTTGGAGATAACCTTGGTATCGCACCGATCCCTACAGTAAATGGAAAAACTGCTATCACATTCTCTGGTATCAAAATTTTCGCAGTTAACTCGTTTACTCAATATCCGAATGCTGCTAAATTGTATGCTCATTTTGCATCAAGCAAAGACGCTCAATTGTTACTGAACAAAACGATCGGTTCTGTTCCTACAAACAACGAAGCGCTTCTTGATCCACAAATCGTTAACGATCCATTTGTATCCGCTTTTGCAGCACAAGCTAAGAGCTCCCAGCCAATGCCTTCTATCCCTGAAATGGGTAACGTATGGAGCCCTGTAAATGCAGCTCTTCCAGAAATTTGGGATAAGAATGTAGATCCAAAAGCAGCAATGGACAAAGCCGTTCAACAAATCAAAGATTTGAACAACAGTTCATCGCAATAA
- a CDS encoding alpha-glycosidase — translation MLLEAVYHRPRLNWSYAYNESTIHLRLRAKKGDLTEVFAFAGDKYTWDTTKELIPMTLFTSDAMFDYWECASVPLYRRLKYGFLLQKDNERIWMTENDFQTNRPDNPNKLFEFPFINPVDVFTPPAWVKDAVFYQIFPERFANGDPSLDPKDVQPWGAEPTPTNFFGGDLQGVIDHLDHLNELGINAIYFTPIFTGTTNHKYDTEDYMEVDPHFGDIATLKRLVDCCHERGIRVLLDAVFNHSGGTFAPFLDVQEKGEDSIYKDWFHIREFPLQTVNGIPTYDTFAFEAHMPKLNTEHPEVKAYLLKVAEFWITEVGIDGWRLDVANEVDHDFWREFRKVVKRANPEAYILGEIWHESAPWLEGDKFDAVMNYPFTDAVLDFFVHGSLDAEGFANSIGRQLSRYPLQASEVAFNLLDSHDTPRLLTLAAGDKNKMRLASLFQFTFMGTPCIYYGDEFGMDGEGDPGCRKCMEWNPEKQDRDLFEFYRQLIQIRNDQPALRTGTFTFLEAGQQGSKIAYERRLDLETIVVLINSEETAQTFRIDVDERNWENLFTGDTVRTERGKLIVKMPAYGFAILKAII, via the coding sequence ATGTTACTGGAAGCTGTGTACCATCGTCCGCGGTTAAATTGGTCTTATGCCTATAATGAAAGCACGATTCACCTGCGTCTCCGCGCTAAAAAAGGGGATTTAACAGAAGTATTTGCTTTTGCAGGGGATAAATACACTTGGGATACCACAAAAGAGCTGATTCCCATGACCCTCTTCACCTCTGATGCTATGTTCGATTATTGGGAATGCGCTTCGGTTCCCCTGTATCGCCGATTAAAATACGGATTCTTACTGCAAAAGGATAATGAACGCATTTGGATGACCGAAAATGATTTTCAGACTAATCGGCCAGATAATCCTAACAAGCTTTTCGAGTTTCCATTTATTAACCCCGTTGATGTATTTACACCACCTGCCTGGGTAAAGGATGCTGTTTTCTATCAGATCTTCCCTGAACGCTTTGCAAACGGCGACCCAAGCCTTGATCCAAAAGATGTTCAGCCATGGGGAGCAGAGCCAACACCAACTAACTTCTTTGGCGGCGACCTGCAAGGAGTTATCGATCATCTAGACCATCTTAACGAGCTTGGTATCAACGCTATTTATTTCACACCAATCTTTACAGGAACTACCAATCATAAATACGATACAGAAGATTACATGGAAGTCGATCCGCATTTCGGGGATATAGCAACGTTAAAGAGACTCGTCGACTGCTGCCATGAACGTGGTATTCGCGTGCTGTTAGACGCTGTATTCAACCACTCTGGTGGGACCTTCGCTCCGTTTTTGGATGTTCAGGAAAAGGGAGAAGACTCCATCTACAAAGACTGGTTCCATATTCGTGAGTTTCCACTTCAGACTGTAAACGGCATTCCAACTTATGATACTTTTGCTTTTGAAGCACATATGCCAAAGCTTAATACAGAACATCCTGAAGTTAAAGCGTACTTGCTGAAGGTCGCAGAATTCTGGATCACAGAAGTTGGTATCGACGGTTGGCGCCTAGACGTGGCCAATGAAGTGGATCATGATTTCTGGCGTGAATTCCGCAAAGTGGTGAAGCGTGCTAATCCTGAGGCCTACATCCTTGGAGAAATTTGGCATGAATCTGCTCCATGGCTGGAAGGTGATAAATTTGACGCCGTCATGAACTATCCCTTCACTGATGCCGTCCTAGACTTCTTTGTTCATGGCAGCCTTGATGCAGAAGGGTTTGCCAACTCTATTGGTAGACAGTTATCGCGCTACCCACTGCAGGCAAGTGAAGTTGCTTTCAATCTGTTAGATAGTCACGACACTCCACGTTTGCTTACGCTAGCTGCTGGGGACAAAAATAAAATGCGCTTAGCTTCACTATTCCAATTCACCTTTATGGGCACCCCTTGTATCTATTATGGTGACGAGTTCGGTATGGACGGTGAGGGTGACCCAGGCTGCCGCAAATGCATGGAATGGAACCCTGAGAAGCAGGATCGTGATCTGTTCGAATTCTATCGTCAGCTCATTCAAATACGCAATGACCAACCAGCGCTTCGTACAGGTACATTCACCTTCTTGGAGGCAGGACAACAAGGCAGTAAGATAGCCTATGAGCGCCGATTGGATCTTGAGACTATAGTCGTACTGATTAACAGTGAAGAGACCGCTCAGACGTTCCGTATTGACGTAGACGAACGGAATTGGGAGAACTTGTTCACTGGCGATACAGTGCGTACAGAACGTGGCAAACTGATCGTGAAGATGCCAGCTTATGGGTTCGCTATACTTAAGGCGATCATCTAA
- a CDS encoding methyl-accepting chemotaxis protein, producing MKKLWTLQFRSVGMKLFVILFSSIVLLSSVLGLTSYYAAKDIITDEVAAASSQSVVQAADKLDFVLTEYEALSRQFALDSALKGDLEKINSGELTTVAKVAIEDRIRRKLDLVKGSDVRMYGVRLVSKSLEETESYKSAGISGLRSDEGITERLKQIADAKGEPVWFPVREKGFFDAYTEPSLTMGRLLRNLVHPEAEYYMLIEVKGKAMTEMLSNLQIGITGQIRILSTDGNIVYGADNAKLGQPSYIKVTEEQDVEQNHSFTAADEDGIPQLVVYKPLTTAKWTLMGYAPVSDFTKSADKLLYITLSVVLAAAVIALLIGYVLVRLVGRPLGKLATLMEEGERGNLRVRTNFKGKDEIGRLGHSFNKMMEQISLLASQSEMSADEVLGTSEQLVKASGTTSLHAREVASATGEIALGAASLAVEAERSHSNVEIIGSKMSEVTELNTVMDASAERVIEVSDQGTELMKLLVEQSESTVEMFNRIQENSNKLRESTHLIRSILSPMIAVNKQTNILALNATIEAVRAGAAGRGFIVIADEIRQLANQSNESIQSVSKITEEIGLHIENTVKDINETAPKFREQISSVRESSTIFASVKEEMEHFMGHISESSASIHELIEFQRQLGESMASVSSIVQQTTASTQEVASMSSQQFTVSEELVALSQKLESLAADLKQSMVSFQV from the coding sequence ATGAAAAAGCTATGGACTCTACAATTTAGATCAGTTGGAATGAAATTGTTCGTTATTCTATTCAGCTCCATAGTGCTCTTATCCTCTGTACTAGGATTGACTTCATATTATGCTGCCAAAGATATCATTACTGATGAGGTTGCCGCGGCCTCCTCACAGTCTGTAGTTCAAGCAGCAGACAAGCTGGATTTTGTTCTAACAGAATATGAAGCGCTTTCGAGACAATTTGCACTCGACTCTGCATTAAAAGGTGATTTGGAAAAAATAAATAGTGGTGAACTTACAACGGTAGCCAAAGTTGCCATAGAAGATCGGATTCGTAGAAAGCTAGACTTAGTAAAAGGATCAGATGTGCGGATGTATGGCGTCAGACTGGTATCTAAGAGCTTGGAAGAAACAGAATCGTATAAATCTGCAGGCATTAGTGGCCTTCGTAGTGATGAAGGCATTACTGAAAGACTGAAACAAATTGCAGATGCTAAAGGAGAGCCAGTGTGGTTTCCCGTTCGTGAGAAAGGCTTCTTTGATGCTTATACTGAGCCGTCTTTAACCATGGGAAGATTGCTTCGCAATCTTGTACATCCTGAAGCGGAGTATTACATGCTTATTGAAGTTAAAGGGAAGGCCATGACTGAAATGTTGTCTAATCTTCAGATTGGAATTACCGGTCAGATTCGGATTTTGAGCACAGATGGTAACATTGTTTATGGTGCGGATAATGCGAAATTGGGCCAACCCTCTTACATAAAAGTTACTGAAGAGCAAGATGTAGAACAGAATCATTCATTTACAGCAGCGGATGAGGACGGAATTCCTCAACTTGTCGTATATAAGCCTTTAACGACAGCAAAATGGACGCTCATGGGATATGCGCCGGTCAGTGATTTTACGAAGTCGGCGGACAAGCTTCTATATATCACGTTATCTGTAGTGCTGGCAGCTGCCGTGATAGCCCTGTTAATTGGCTATGTTCTTGTTCGTTTGGTTGGGCGTCCACTGGGTAAACTGGCGACCTTAATGGAAGAAGGTGAGCGAGGAAACCTTCGTGTACGAACGAATTTTAAGGGTAAGGATGAGATTGGCCGGCTCGGGCATAGCTTTAACAAAATGATGGAGCAAATTTCTCTGCTTGCAAGCCAGAGTGAAATGTCAGCGGATGAAGTGCTTGGTACTTCGGAACAATTAGTCAAAGCATCAGGTACAACCTCACTTCATGCCAGAGAGGTTGCATCCGCTACTGGTGAGATTGCACTTGGAGCAGCTAGCCTTGCTGTCGAAGCAGAAAGAAGCCATTCTAATGTCGAAATCATTGGCAGCAAGATGAGTGAAGTAACTGAACTAAATACAGTAATGGACGCTTCGGCGGAGCGAGTTATTGAGGTTAGTGATCAGGGTACAGAGCTGATGAAACTGCTAGTAGAGCAGAGTGAGTCTACGGTGGAGATGTTCAATCGAATACAAGAGAACTCCAATAAGCTAAGAGAGAGTACTCATTTAATTCGCAGTATTCTTAGTCCTATGATTGCCGTAAATAAGCAGACCAATATTTTGGCGCTAAATGCCACTATAGAGGCGGTAAGAGCCGGTGCAGCAGGCAGAGGCTTTATAGTGATTGCTGATGAAATCAGACAGCTTGCTAACCAATCGAATGAGTCGATCCAATCGGTCTCCAAGATTACGGAAGAGATTGGTTTACACATTGAGAACACGGTTAAAGATATCAATGAGACCGCTCCAAAGTTCCGTGAGCAGATTTCTTCCGTACGTGAGTCGTCGACGATCTTTGCGAGTGTCAAAGAGGAAATGGAACACTTCATGGGGCATATTAGTGAATCCTCTGCTTCTATCCATGAACTGATAGAGTTTCAGCGTCAATTAGGTGAATCCATGGCGAGTGTCAGTTCCATTGTGCAGCAGACGACGGCTTCGACGCAGGAGGTAGCTTCTATGTCTTCACAGCAATTTACTGTAAGTGAGGAGCTAGTTGCCTTATCCCAAAAGCTAGAGAGCTTAGCAGCAGACCTTAAGCAATCTATGGTTTCTTTTCAAGTATGA
- a CDS encoding sugar ABC transporter permease yields MSRKVANFIRLSGSYIILIGLSIAALYPALWILFASFRPGKSLYSKTFIPEQFTFDHYRELFTSPSYMFGTWYANTLKIAIFSMLIGVVLTLLTSYAVSRFRFKARKTALSTVLILGMFPGFMSMIAIYMLLKEFNLLDTHIALIIVYAAGAPLGGTFIAKGFLDTIPRSLDEAARIDGASNFGIFMRVILPLSRPMITYMALTQFVGPWVDFIFARLILRTKENWTVAVGMWDMVNTNQNTNFTLFSAGAVLISIPIMILFVFLQRLLVDGLTAGASKG; encoded by the coding sequence ATGAGCAGAAAGGTCGCGAACTTTATTCGCTTAAGTGGTAGTTACATCATCTTGATTGGTTTGTCGATAGCTGCACTCTATCCGGCCCTCTGGATTTTATTTGCTTCTTTCCGGCCTGGTAAATCACTGTACAGTAAAACGTTTATCCCTGAACAATTCACCTTCGATCACTACAGAGAATTGTTCACATCGCCGAGCTATATGTTTGGAACTTGGTATGCTAATACACTGAAAATAGCCATCTTCTCCATGCTTATCGGTGTAGTTCTTACCTTGTTAACTAGTTATGCTGTATCCAGATTCCGGTTTAAAGCGCGTAAAACAGCGTTATCCACCGTTCTGATCCTTGGTATGTTCCCTGGTTTTATGAGTATGATTGCCATTTATATGCTCCTTAAAGAGTTTAATTTGCTGGATACACATATTGCCTTGATTATCGTTTATGCAGCTGGGGCGCCACTGGGGGGAACCTTTATCGCCAAAGGCTTCCTCGACACGATTCCTCGTTCTTTGGATGAGGCGGCTCGAATAGACGGGGCAAGCAATTTCGGGATATTTATGCGAGTTATTCTTCCATTGTCACGCCCTATGATCACTTACATGGCACTGACTCAGTTTGTCGGTCCTTGGGTGGATTTCATTTTCGCCAGACTTATTTTGCGGACGAAGGAGAACTGGACCGTCGCAGTCGGAATGTGGGATATGGTTAACACGAACCAAAACACTAACTTTACCTTGTTCTCTGCCGGTGCTGTTCTGATCTCTATCCCGATTATGATTTTGTTTGTATTCTTGCAACGTCTGCTTGTTGATGGATTGACTGCAGGAGCTAGTAAGGGGTAA